The Arthrobacter sp. Marseille-P9274 DNA window GCTCCGGAGCATCCGCGGGCGCTGCACTCCAGCTCGTTCCTGCCCGCGGACTCGGCGGTGGAACAGACGGCCCGGGCGCTCGCCGGCATGTACGTGGGCGCGGCGCTGCGGCTCGGCGTCGTCTCCGAGCCCTAAGGCCGGGACGGACCGAGCCGCAGCGTCCTACTGGGAGACGTCTTCGCCGAAGTACTTCTCGGAGATCTTGGCCAGGGTGCCGTCGGCGCGAAGCTCGTCCAGGGCCTTGTTGGCGGCGTCCACCAGTTCGGTGCTGCCCTTCTGGAAGGCCAGCCCCACCTTCGACTGCTCCTCCGTCGTGGCTGCGACCTTAATGTCCTTGTTGTTGTTGGTGGACTGGTAGTCGAGGTAGGTGAGGTTGTCGTTGATGGTTGCGTCGACGCGGCCCTGTTCCAGGAGGGAGACGGCCTGCGCCCAGCCTTCGACGGACTCTACGTTGGCGCCGGAATCCTTGGCGAGCGTGTACCAGTTGCTGGTCAGCGACTGCGCTGTTGTCTTGCCGTCCAGGTCTGCGAAGGAATTGATGTCCGAGTTGTCCGCCTTGGTGACGATGACGCCGTTGCTGACCGTGTACGGCTCGGAGAAGTCGTACTTCGCCTTGCGCTCGTCATTGATGGTGACCTGGTTGGCAATCACCTCGAAGCGGCCGGCCTCCAGGCCGGCGAAGATCGCGTCCCACTGGGTTTCCTCGAACTTGGGCTCCACGCCCAGTTTCTTCGCGACCTCGGTGATGACCTCGACGTCGTAACCCGTCAGCTCGCCGGCGCCGTCCTGGTGGAAGGAGAACGGGCGGTAGGTGCCCTCCGTGCCGACGGTCAATACGCCGTCCTGCTTCACCTGTTCCAGCGTGACGGGAGCTGCGCTCGCCGAACCGCTCGAGCCGTCCTGGGCGGGCTGGGAACTTCCGCAGCCGGCCACTGCAAGCGTGAGGGCGGCGGCTGCTCCGAGCAGGGAAAGGCGGCGACGATTCATTGCTTCAAATCCTTTGGACACTGGCCTGGCCGGCGCCTGTTGGCGGCGGCGACGT harbors:
- a CDS encoding amino acid ABC transporter substrate-binding protein; the protein is MNRRRLSLLGAAAALTLAVAGCGSSQPAQDGSSGSASAAPVTLEQVKQDGVLTVGTEGTYRPFSFHQDGAGELTGYDVEVITEVAKKLGVEPKFEETQWDAIFAGLEAGRFEVIANQVTINDERKAKYDFSEPYTVSNGVIVTKADNSDINSFADLDGKTTAQSLTSNWYTLAKDSGANVESVEGWAQAVSLLEQGRVDATINDNLTYLDYQSTNNNKDIKVAATTEEQSKVGLAFQKGSTELVDAANKALDELRADGTLAKISEKYFGEDVSQ